The genome window TTTTTCTTCTTTTAAAGAGAATCCCCCCGCAAGCTCATGTCCACCATAGCTGTCAAGGACCTCAGAACAGTAAGACAAAGCCTCATCTATTCTAAAACCCTCAATTCCACGAGCAGATCCCTTTACCTTTCCACCACCCTTACACATTAAAAACGCAGGCTTACCATACTTCTCAACAAGTTTCGAGGCAACTATCCCTAAAACCCCTAAATGCCACTTCTCATCATATAAAAAGATTATAGGCAAATCTTCTATCCTACCTTCAACATCGTTAAGCATCCTCTCTTCAATACTCTTTCTCTTTGAATTTAAAATATTAAGCCTTTTAGACAGCTCTCTTGCTTTTAAAAAGGATGGCGTCAATAAGAGATTTACACTCAGATCAGCGATATCCATTCTACCTGCAGCATTGAGTCTTGGGGCCATGATAAAAGAAATCAACCATTCATCGATCTTCCTTGAGGGTTTTATCCCGGCCTCCTTAAGAAGCTCCCTTATACCAGGACGAATCACTCTCTCAAGGAGTTTAAAACCCTCCTTAACTAATATCCTATTTTCTCCTAATAAAGGAACCATATCAGCCACGGTCCCAAGAGCTACAAGATCAAGAAACTCAACTAAGGGTTTTCCAACAAACGCAGACAAGAACTTCCACGCTACACCAACCCCTGCAAGATCCTTAAAAGGATACCTACTCCCCTTTAACTTAGGATTTATAATTATAGCTCCCTCAGGCAATCTTTCCCCTGGAATATGATGATCCGTTATTATGAAATCTATTCCCATCCTTAAGCCTTCAGAAACAACATCTACGCTACCTATGCCACAATCAACAGTTATTACTAAGGAAAATCCCTTATCCCGAGCATATCTTATTATTTCAGAGTGAAGACCGTATCCCTCCTTAACTCTATGAGGGATGAAATAGCTTATTCTGTTACCAAAAGCCTCTCTTAAGACCAAAAGTAAAAGGGCCGTTCCTGTAACTCCATCTACATCATAATCCCCATAAACCAGTATTTTCTCTCCATTAACTAAGGCCCTCTTAAGCCTTTCAACACCTTCCTTAACTCCAGGCATAATATAAGGATCATACAGCTTATCTAAGGTAGGGAAAAGAAATATCTCTACATCCTCTTCCCTCTCTATGCCTCTATTTATAAGAATGGAAGCTGTGATAGGAGATATACCATACCTTAAGCTTAAAAGCCCTTTCTTAAAGGAGTCAGGTGTCTTAAAGATCCATGACAATGTGATTCACCTCACAAAGATTATATCAAAGATTAATAGATGGTAATAGCTTTAAAGACAACATCGATATAAAAAATATAAGCTCTATAATAAAAGTCACCATAGGAGCTAAAAACTCCCCTATAAAGGGGAATAGCGACAAGGCACTTAAAGGAAGAGCGATAGAAAAAATGGGGATACTGATAAAGTTAGATAAAAAGGATGCCAATGGAAGATAACCAAAGCGGATGGCTAATATCGGAAGGGTTCCTAATTGGGGAAATAAATAAACTAAGTGGTACGGAAGGTCAAACTCTAAAGCAATAACAATTAAGAGAAAAGCTGAAAAAGATAGCTGAAAACCCGCATCCCAAACAACAAATGGATTCCATATGGCAAGAATAAGGCCACAACCCCCAAGAAGGTTTAGCAAGCTAACCCTTAACCCCAAAAGCTTACCTAAAGAAAATAGGAAAAAAATAAAATATGCTCTTAAAGCTGATGGCTGAAATCCTATGTAGTAAAGGTAGGGGAGCAAAAGGATTATGGAAAGAATTAAAATAAACCTTGGGGAAATACCAACTATGTTTAAAAATAAACATAAAAAACCAACTAAAATACTTATGTGAAGCCCGGAAACAGCAAGAAGATGCCCTATTCCAGAATGATAAACTACATTCTTGAGATCAGATGGAATTCCTCTTTTATCTCCCGATATGGCACCATACAAGAAATAAGCCACATCTTCAGGATATAGCTCTTTCAAACGATTTAAGAGAGGATCACTTAAAAGCTTGATTAAATGAAACGTTTCAACTTTTAACATCTTATAGAATCCCCTACTCCAGAGATAGCTTCTTTTATCTTGGGGAATCTCACTTAACTCTCCTTTAATCCTATATATCCCATCCTTAAGATACCTCGAAAGGTAAAACCTGTCCCCATTCGACTCAGCAAGTGAACCACGAACTTCAAAAACCCCCTCCACCTCTCCTAAAAAAATATTAGATGGGGTACGAAGCTCTGCATAAACCATACCTGTGATAATTAAAGCAAAGATTAAAAAGATTTGCCACTTTAAAGAGAGAAAAACCATTATAAATAAAACTATTAAAAGGGGAAAGATATTAAATCTACAAAACCAGCTTAACCCTACACCTAAACCAAAGCTTCCAAGAGCTATAAGAAGAGGATAACCCTTCAAAAGGTTATCATGCTCCTTATCTTCTCGAGCTTTTTCTCCCCGATTCCCTTAACCTTAAGCAAGTCGGAAGGTTCCTTAAATGGACCGTTTTTCTCCCTGTACTCCACAATTCTCTTAGCCATGGTCTTTCCTATACCTGGAAGTCTTTCAAGCTCTTCCACAGTAGCTTTATTAACGTTTACAAGCTTAGAAGCCTTTCCCTGAGCTCCTTCATCCCTTGTTGAAGAGGAACCCAAAACCTCCCCTATCTTTGGAATAAAAATCTTTTCTCCATCTTCTACTACTTTAGCTAAGTTCACCGATCTAATATCAGCTTCAGGGGAAGGACCTCCAGCCATGTTAACTACCTCAAAGAGCCTCGTCCCTTTCTTAACCTTATAAACGCCGGGATTCTTAATAGCGCCATAAACTTGAACATATATAGTTGAAGGAGAAGAAATCTTTTCGCTATCCTTAAGGTGGTCCTTCTCAGCTTTGACTATTATTCCTCCTGGCGGAGGAGAAAATTTATCATAAAGATGAAAAACCAAACCCGCAACCAAAATAACAGCTATAAGCACGAGTACGCCTTTTCTTTGACTTCCTAAAAACAACTACCTTCCCCTCCAAACGGGTTTTCTCTTCTCAAAGAAAGCTCTTATTCCCTCCTTAGCATCCTCAGTCTGAGCAAGCAAAGTGAAAAGCTCCCCTGCATAACTTAAAGCTTCATGATAAGGAAGATCCTCAGAAGCATAAAGACCCCTTTTTGCAAGCTCTATAGCGAAGGGATTCTTCTCAGCTAAACTTAAGGCAAATTTTTCCGTTTCCTCTTCCAAGCTCTCATCAGGGACAACCCTATTAACCAAACCAAGCCTATAAGCCTCATGAGCATCGATCCATTCACCTAGAAGCACCATCTCAAGAGCTCTTTTCCTCCCAAGACATCTTAAAGCTATAACCCCAGGACCTATACAAGCTAAACCAACTTTAATTGCCGTTGTCCCTATCTTTGCATTCTCTGAAGCCACAGCAAAATCGCTTGCCATCATTAAACCAGCACCATTAGCCAGAACATACCCTCTAACAGAGGCCACTACCGGCTTTTTCATGTTAGCTATAGTATGACTATGAAGCTCCATTAGCTTAATAAAGCTCCTAAGTTCCCTGCTATCTTTATTTAAAAACTCGTTAAGGTCTATACCCGCTGAAAAGTTCTTACCTTGAGCTTTAATAATAATGACTCGAATCCCTGGATCTTTATCAAATTCAACAAGAGCTTGATTAAGCTGAATAGCTAAAGAGCTATTGAAAGTATTCATCGCCTCAGGCCTATTAAGAACAATAAAGGCTAACGCATCTTTCCTTTCTATAAGTATCTCCATAACCTATTCACCTATTTTAATTTTATCACATCAATTTTTTTAAATCCTCAAACTCAAGCTTAACCTTTCTGATGTCCTTAAAGGAACTTACCTTTAACCTAAGCTCCGGTTCAACATTAACTACCTTACTTTCCCTATTCATCTCTATCTTGTTAAGAGGGATGATTCTAACTCCAATGGTAGATGTCCATCTGAATATCGCCTCGATCACATTGTCAAGAACATCACCTGAAACTATAGCTCCAAGTTTATAAGCAGGTCTTCCCTTCTTCATATAAATTGGAGTGAAGTATACGTCAACCGCTCCAGCATCCATAACCTTTTCCAAAGCCAAGGCCATCTCCTCCCCCGTCATATCGTCTATATTAGCAAAGACCTCAAACCAATCCTTTTCAGGTACGATTTCCTCACCCAATACAGCCCTTAAAAGATTAGGGATTGAAAGGACCTTAGTCCCGGCACCATAACCTATACTCTTTATCCTCATGTAAGGCATAGAAGTGAAGCCCTTAGACACAGTAGCAGCTATACCAATTCCTGTAGGAGTAACAAGCTCACTTTCAACATCTATGGTTCCTAAAGGAATATTATTAAGTCTGGCTATCTCAAGAACTGCAGGAGCAGGAACAGGAATTAAACCATGCATAGATTTAGTAAAACCTCTACCATCAAAAAGAGGAGAAAACAATATAACATCAGGCTTTAGATAATTTATACACAAGGAAAAACCAACTATGTCAGCTATGGAATCATCAGCACCAATTTCATGAAACTCCACATCTTCAACATCAACACCATGAATCTTAGCTTCAGCCTGGGCTATCTTTTCAAAGATCTTTAAAGATAAGCCTTTTACCCCATCATCAAGGCTACTTCTCTCTATAAGTCTAACTATATCTTTAAACGACCTGTGATGATGCTCCTCAGACGCTTTAACTATAAATCTCTTTGCCTTTATACCATTTACGGATTTCTCTTCCAAACTCACCTTGACCTTAAGACCGAGAGATTCTATTCCTGAAAGCAGATACCCAAAATCCACACCTGCATCAATTAAGGAAGCCACAAGCATGTCTCCCGCTACCCCAGACTTAGCATCAAAGTATATTATCATTATAAAATTACCTCCTTAAAGATTACCGTTTACGAGAGAATTAATCATATGAGCGAATACAGCAGCACCAAAACCATTATCTATGTTAACCACAGCAACTCCACTTGAGCATGAGTTAAGCATCGTTAAAAGAGCCGATATTCCCTTAAAATTAGCCCCATACCCCACAGAAGTAGGAACAGCAATAACAGGCTTAGAAACAAGCCCAGCAATAACTGATGGAAGAGCACCTTCCATTCCAGCAACCGCTATTATCACATTAGAGGATTGAATATCGTCAAGATAATGAAAAAGCCTGTGAACACCAGCAACTCCCACATCGTATATCCTTTTAACAGTATTCCCTAATATTTCCAATACCACAGCAGCCTCTTCAGCCACTTTATAATCAGCCGTCCCAGCTGAAACTACAGCAACGTATCCTTTAGGATTTCTATTGATTTCCCTCCTCCTTAAGCATATCACCTGAGCATCCTCATAATAGGTTAGTTCCTCCCCTAATCTCCCTTTAAGATAGTCATAAAGCTCCTTACTAGCCCTTGTGCCGATAACGTTTACCTCATCCTTTTCGAGCATCTTTTCGAATATCTTTAAAACCTGCTCCTTAGTTTTCCCCTCGCAGAAAACGACCTCAGACATACCACGCCTCAGCTTCCTATGATGATCAATCTTAGCAAAATCTATATCCTCAAAAGGAAGCCTAATTAAAATACTTAAAGCTTCATCAATAGAAAGTCTGTCCCTTTTAACCTCCTCTAAGATCCTTCTAACATCCACTTTTAAAATCACCCTTTCTCTTTTGTATTATCTGAGCTATAAATTATTCTCCTTCTTTAAAACCACAGCCTTAAACTCTAAACAGCTCATTCGGATAAGCGGTTAAAATCTCATTGCCTTTTTCACCCACATAAATAACATCGGTTATCCTTGGTCCACCAATTTCCTTATTATAAAGCGTCGGTAAAAGAAGATCTACTACCATACCCGCTTCTATAACTTCAGTTCTATTCTTACCTATTATAGGGTAAAACTCAGACTGTCTCAGCCCTACACCATATCCCACAACATCAAGATAGTATCTTTCATACCCAGCTTCCCTTATTACCTCTCTTGCTGCAGCATCTACCTCCCAAGATCTTGCACCAGGCCTTAACGCAGCTATCGCTCTTCTCTGAGCTTCTAGCAAAAGGTAGTAAGTCTTCTCTCGCTCAGAAGATACTCTACCAACAACTACCGTCCGGCACATCTTAGCGCAATAGCCTTCATAAGTAGCACCTATATGGATGACAACAACTTCTCCTTCGTTAATTTTCTTATGACTAGCACAAGGATGACTTAAAAGCGTTCTTTCCCCCGAAATTATATGTGGGCGAAATGGAGAGCCTCCAGACCCTGCTTTCAACATAGCATATTCCGCCTCTGCTAAAACCTCAATTTCACTTACCCCCGGCTTCACTGCTTTTATAGCAGCATCCATCCCCTTACACAAAGCCATAGCAGCTTTTCTTATCTTTTCAACCTCCTCAGGCCCTTTTATGGCTCTAACGCGGTAAAATAAATCCCCAGCTCCAACAAAATTATCTTGAGGAAAAGCTTGGCGCAACGCATCATATAAAGCGTAATCTATAAAATATCTTTCGAATCCTATGCGAGGAGAAACATACCCCAAAGATTTCATCACTTCTACAACTTTGCTACCTAAGCTCTCTCTGGGAAAGATATACCCAAATGTCTTTATACCGGACTCCCTCTCAACATATTCCACATCAAGCCAAAGTGTAACAGCACACGGTTCTCCTTCTCTCGGTATAATAATAGCCAAGCACTCTATTTGAGTTAAGCCAGTGAAGTATATAAGGTTTTCCCTGTTAACTACAAACAAAATATCAAGCTCTCTTTCATCCATCAATTCTTGGATCTTTTTAAATCTATGAGCAAAGCGAGGAGCCATATCCTCACCTCCTACTAAACTTTCCTGCGTAAGGGCATAGTAGCACTTGCGACTTCAGCTACCCTTAAGCCAAGTCTACGAGCTCTCTCTATCGCAAACTCATCCTTATCAGAAGGCTCTTGAGCACAAGATCCATGATGCCCAGCATCTGCTTCCTTATAGCCATTACCTACTATAATCATTCCCTGTATTATCATCATATCAAATAAAGCCTTTAAGGTCGTTTCCTGCCCACCAAATCGGGCACGGGCTACCGTTATGGCACCCCTACTACGTTAAGCAATGCCTTTTCCCTGCGTAAAATCCTTGTTCTATCCCAAAAAGCCTTAAGCTGAGCAGAAACCGTACCAAAATGCACCGGGCTACCCACAATAATCCCATCAGCTTTACGCAAAACATCAAAAGCCTCTCCTAAAGCATTACCTTTAGAGCAGCGCCCCTCACAAGGATTACTACACACTACACAAAAGGGAGATCCCTGACCATTTAAGGCATCAACTACATGAATGAGAGAAACATCAGCTCCAAAACCTTTAGCAGCCTCCAAGGCAACATTCAACAAAAAAGCAGTGTTACCATTTTTCCTAGGACTACCATTAATCCCTACTATATGCATATTTTGATCACCCCCATTTCATAGTATATAGGAACGTAGGGGCATATTAAAGGGGGAAGGTTTTTTCTCCTCCCCCCCTGCTATTACCACCTATCTTTAAGATTTAAAATCCTGAGGCTCCAGTATCATAGAAGCTATAACTCCCCCCACAAGAGCCCAGAAAGGAGAGCTAATTTTGAGAAAAACTATACCAGACATAGCTATCACCAAAGCAAAAAAGGCTCCATATCTAAACTTCTTTGGTGAAAATGCCCCTTCAAATGCATTAAGCAAAACTCCTATCATAGATAATCCAGCAAGCAAACTTATAAGCTCCGCCGGAAGCGCTCTAACGAAGGGAACAACAATGCTCGCAAACAAACCGAAAGAACCAAAGAGAATGCCATTAACTACGGTAGCAGCATAGCGCCCAGATTTATCAGGTCCAGCTGTATCAGAACTACATATAGCTGTCATAGGGCCAGCTATATTAGCGTTATGTCCACCAAATATAGAAGTGATTATACCACCTATACCACTTATAACCGTCATGGCGTTTATAGGAGCCTTATACCCCTCAGCAGTAAGTACTCCATAAGCCTGTGCGTTTTCAGCCCCTATGACAAGTATAGCAAGAGGAATAGCTATAGCAAATAGTGCCTCAGTGGAAAAAGATGGCGTGAAAAACTGTGGCCCCATCCAGCTTATCTTAACCCCGGCTAATTTCACACCGCCACTTAAAAAGGCTACGATGATACCTACAATCAAAGCCCATAAGATCGGAGATATCTTCCTGCTGAGCCTGTAACCTACAAAATAAGACACCAAGACAGCAGTTCCTATTAATGGGGCCTTCTGAGTTGACGTAACTATCCCTAATCCAAATCTAAACATAGCCCCGGCTATCATAGCCATAACTATAGGAAGGGGAATCCAACGCATGGCTCTACCTATTAAACCTGAAACACCGAGAAATAAAACAATTATTCCAGCAATAAGATAAGAGCCAACAACTTGGTTAAAGGGGAAAAGCGGTAGAGCCGAAGCCATCATCACGGCACCCGGAATTGACCAAGCTCCATTCACAGGCATTTTATAATACAAAGCTAAAACAAGGCTAATTAACCCCCCAAGGAAATAAACGGAAAACAACCACGAAATAGTTTGAACATCTGTAAGCTTCCCATTCTGAGCTGCATTCATTATAATTAATGCTGGTCCCGTACATCCAAAAATAGCAGCTACAACTCCAGCCGTAATAGTATTAGCATTTATCTTACTCCCAAGATCTCTAATTCCTGATGCAAAACCTGGCCCTTTTTCCCAAATGGTAAAATTAGTCTTAGACATACCTTTCACCTCCCATGAAGCTTAATCCTTGACATCTTTCTCACCACTATCTCAAGCATATGCCCCCGAGTGGCGGCTCGGGGGCAAGCTTTTTAACCATATTACGCTCCGACAGCATACTTCTTATATATTTGCTCTTTTATCCTTAGATCTACACCTCTTTGCCGCAACCACTTAGGCAAAAGCTCATTTTCAACCCTCTCATTGACCTCAGGTGCTTTCTTCAAGAGATACTCAGCCAAAGGTTCGCTAACGTTAATCCCTCCTATAGCTCCGTCAAATATAAGTACTTTTCTTGTTCCCGTAACTCTGTAAGCAAACTCCATAGCGGTTTCAAGATCATCTGCTATTAAGGCATGTTTCATGTAATTCAAATTCTGAGGATCCCGATTAAATAGATCGGCTTGCTCTCTTCCAACCACTATCGTTGGTATATGCTCACTAAAGAAAACACTGGGATATCCTATCCAAGCATAGTTATGCACACACATTTTTATAGCTGGATTAACGGGAGGTATATCGCTTAAAAGCGGCTTCCCCTTCTTTCCATAAAAGGATTCTGTATACCATGTATAACCCGGCAAAGGTACATTATCTAAATCATAAAGGTCCGTATTAGCCCCAGCAAAATTAGCGTATATTACTCCTCCCGCAAAAACATAAACTACAGGACATGGAAAGTCCAAAGCAACTATACATTCATCAATAGAGCCTAAAAGCGTCATCATCTTGCCATAGTAACGACACCCAATAAATGTTATACGATCGTTTAAAGCATAAAGGTCATTATCAGCATCTATTCCTATAATCCCATGGGGAGCAACGGTAAGGAAACAGGCAAATGCAAACTTCTTCTGAACAAAAGGAGAATCAAATATTGCCCTTGCAACAAAGTTAGCAGCTCTCGGGCCCATGTTTTGATGATATGTAGACCTGGTTTCAATACGTGCATAGGACATACCAAAGGGTTTTACAGCTCGATCAACCTGCCTATGAAAGTGAACCTCACGAACATCAGAGTTGTGAGCATGAACGATCCAGTCCGCATCATAGGCCTTCTTTAGACCGTAAAGCGTCCCTATCTCGGTCTCAATTGGTATACCTTCGTCAATTGGTGCTATCCCTATAGCTTTATCATCGAAATGCTTATCAAGTCCATAGCGCTTAATATATTCTTCGGTCTCCCTAAACCTTAAGCCAACACCTGCTCTTAGACGAATATCTCTACAGCCAGTTTTAACTTGAATTACATCCTTTATAGTTTTAAGCATTTCAGCATATGGCTCTCCACCTAAGAGAGTAAAACCATGGTGAGAAGCCAGTATATTAACCGAGTGTTCAGGCTTTATCATACTCATATCCACATTCTTTAGCGCTTCCTCTGTAGCCTTACGAACGGCGTCTACACCCTTATCAGTTGGATAAATAACATCAGGCATATCAGGAAAAAGTTCCCTTATAAGAACAGAAGTCATCCCCGGAAGCTCTGAAACCCTCTTTTTAACCAACGATGGGTCAATGCCGTATTGAGACTTTCTAGGAGGAATAGGCATTATAGGGGCACGCATTCCTACTTCACCTCCCTTCCTTGCAAAGGTGCCATCCTAACCCTATCTAATAGTTTTTCATCCTCATCAAAATAGAAACCCCTTGAGGAGTGTTTCTCCCTAACTTTTTTCGGAATATCCCATACCGTTACAGTTTTGCCATACCATTGCCATCCACCTTGAGGAGGAGACGGCTTAATTCCCGCAGCCTCAAGAAGCCTCAAAACAGGTTGTATACACTCCACCTTACAACCAGTCCTCGCACCTGTCATTAAGGAAACATCTTCTGGCGACTTAGCTCCATTAAGGATAGCAGCAGCTATCTCTTCCGCCCTTGTACCAGTACAATAACAAGCAACATGTTCAGGATGCAATTTTGCCTTATCACATAACCTGATTATCTCATCATAATCAACAGAGCTAACATCTACCTTGACCAATAACGGTTTATCACGCCTCTCCATCAATATGGCATAAACTGGACATCTCTGCTCACAAGCCGCACAACCTCTGCATTTTTCCACATCTACTTTTGCCTTACGATCTACAACCTTTATAGCAAGAACGGGACAAACTCTTTCGCACGTTTTACATCCTATACACTTTTCCAGATTAACCACCGCTACCAGATTAACCAACTTCAAGCTCCCTCACCCCCCTATAAATAACTTCTATCCACTCTTATCTCTTCGAGAAAGCTGATAAGCTACATCAATAATCATGTCTTCTTGTCCACCAACCATCTTCCTTCTACCAAGTTCAACTAAAATATCTCTAGGATCCAAGCCAAACTTCTCAGCCGCCTTATAGGTATGAAGAAGAAAACTTGAATACACACCAGCATAACCCAGCATCAAAGAGGCATTTCTTATAACTTGGGGCCTCTTCATTATAGGCTCAACTATCTCCTCCGCCACATCCATAATCTTGTAAAAATCAATACCAGTTTCATAGCCAGCCTTATTTAAAACCCCCACCAGTACCTCAGTCTGAGTGTTCCCTGCACCTGCTCCTAGTCCTCTACATGTAGAATCTAAAAAGGTAGCACCACCCTCTAATGCTGCAAGGCTATTTGCAATAGCTAAACCCAGGTTATTATGAGCATGAAAACCAACTGGTATACTAACTTTTTTAACAACAGTCTGAACATATGCTTTAACTTCCGAAGGAAGCATGGCTCCCGCAGAATCAGCCAAATAAACGTAATCAGCTCCATATGATTCAAAGAGAGCCGCCTGCTCAGCAACCTTCTCAGGTGGGACCATATGAATCATCATTAGAAAACCAAAGGCCTCCATCCCCATCTCCTTGGCTATGCGGATATGCTGTTCACCTATATCCGCTTCCGTAACATGTGTAGCAACCCGCACAGCTTTTGCACCACACCCTAAAGCAAGCTTAAGTTCTTTATGAGTTCCAATTCCAGGAAGAAGCAGAACGGTTAGCCTCCCTCTTTTAATAGCTTTACCAGCAGCGCGAAGCATCTCTTCATCGGTCAATTTAGAAAAACCATAGTTATAGGAGGATCCCCCTAAACCATCCCCATGTGAAACTTCTATATACTCAACTCCTGCCTCATCAAGCCCTTTGGCAATACTTCCTATCTGCTCCTCAGTAAACTGATGAGCTACGGCATGACTACCATCACGCAAAGTAGTATCCACTATATGAATAAACTTATTGTTGCTCACACCATAATCCCCCCTCTCAACATCTTTAATGCCAATCGCTCAGCCACCGCAACAGCAGCTGCAGTTATAATATCAAGGTTTCCCGCATACTTAGGCAAAAAGTCACCCGCACCTTCAACTTCGATTATCGTAGTTACCTTGTTACCGTCCAGAATAGGAGGAACTCTGAGTCGATACCCAGGAACATACTCTTGAACCCTTTTTACCATATCAAACACCGCTCTTCTTATTCTTTCTTCATCAGGATCTTCGACTTCAACGTAAATAGTATCAGTCATTATTATTGGAGGCTCAGCAGGATTAAGGATTATTATGGCTTTGCCTTTTTTAGCTCCACCAAGCTCACAAAGAGCTTTAGCGGTAGTCTCAGTAAACTCATCTATATTCTGACGCGTTCCCGGTCCAGCGCTTTTACTCGAAATTGCAGCAACTATCTCAGCATACTTTGCCCCCGCAACCTGGCTTATAGCATAAACTATTGGAACAGTAGCTTGTCCACCGCAAGTAACTAAATTCAAATTTGGTGAATCAGAAACCTCATCTAAGTTAACCACAGGAACAACACGAGCACCAATAGCTGCAGGTGTCAAATCGATGGCTATTTTGCCAGCCTCCTTAAGTAATGGAGCATGCCTGATATGAGCCTTAGCTGTTGTGGCATCAAAAACTATCTTTATATCATCTTCCTCCAAAACAGCATCTATACCCTTAACGCTCGTTCTAATACCCAAACTTTGCGCTCTCCTTATACCCTCTGATTCTACAATACCGATCATCATTTCCATTTTCAGATAGGGGCTACGCAATATTTTAAACATCAGATCTGTCCCTATATTCCCTGGTCCTATTACAGCTACCTTCACCTTTTTATCCACAAAAGCT of Synergistota bacterium contains these proteins:
- a CDS encoding benzoate/H(+) symporter BenE family transporter, with amino-acid sequence MSKTNFTIWEKGPGFASGIRDLGSKINANTITAGVVAAIFGCTGPALIIMNAAQNGKLTDVQTISWLFSVYFLGGLISLVLALYYKMPVNGAWSIPGAVMMASALPLFPFNQVVGSYLIAGIIVLFLGVSGLIGRAMRWIPLPIVMAMIAGAMFRFGLGIVTSTQKAPLIGTAVLVSYFVGYRLSRKISPILWALIVGIIVAFLSGGVKLAGVKISWMGPQFFTPSFSTEALFAIAIPLAILVIGAENAQAYGVLTAEGYKAPINAMTVISGIGGIITSIFGGHNANIAGPMTAICSSDTAGPDKSGRYAATVVNGILFGSFGLFASIVVPFVRALPAELISLLAGLSMIGVLLNAFEGAFSPKKFRYGAFFALVIAMSGIVFLKISSPFWALVGGVIASMILEPQDFKS
- a CDS encoding 4Fe-4S binding protein, with the translated sequence MKLVNLVAVVNLEKCIGCKTCERVCPVLAIKVVDRKAKVDVEKCRGCAACEQRCPVYAILMERRDKPLLVKVDVSSVDYDEIIRLCDKAKLHPEHVACYCTGTRAEEIAAAILNGAKSPEDVSLMTGARTGCKVECIQPVLRLLEAAGIKPSPPQGGWQWYGKTVTVWDIPKKVREKHSSRGFYFDEDEKLLDRVRMAPLQGREVK
- the dmpG gene encoding 4-hydroxy-2-oxovalerate aldolase, with protein sequence MSNNKFIHIVDTTLRDGSHAVAHQFTEEQIGSIAKGLDEAGVEYIEVSHGDGLGGSSYNYGFSKLTDEEMLRAAGKAIKRGRLTVLLLPGIGTHKELKLALGCGAKAVRVATHVTEADIGEQHIRIAKEMGMEAFGFLMMIHMVPPEKVAEQAALFESYGADYVYLADSAGAMLPSEVKAYVQTVVKKVSIPVGFHAHNNLGLAIANSLAALEGGATFLDSTCRGLGAGAGNTQTEVLVGVLNKAGYETGIDFYKIMDVAEEIVEPIMKRPQVIRNASLMLGYAGVYSSFLLHTYKAAEKFGLDPRDILVELGRRKMVGGQEDMIIDVAYQLSRRDKSG
- a CDS encoding acetaldehyde dehydrogenase (acetylating); translation: MDKKVKVAVIGPGNIGTDLMFKILRSPYLKMEMMIGIVESEGIRRAQSLGIRTSVKGIDAVLEEDDIKIVFDATTAKAHIRHAPLLKEAGKIAIDLTPAAIGARVVPVVNLDEVSDSPNLNLVTCGGQATVPIVYAISQVAGAKYAEIVAAISSKSAGPGTRQNIDEFTETTAKALCELGGAKKGKAIIILNPAEPPIIMTDTIYVEVEDPDEERIRRAVFDMVKRVQEYVPGYRLRVPPILDGNKVTTIIEVEGAGDFLPKYAGNLDIITAAAVAVAERLALKMLRGGIMV